The genomic window GTACGAAACCAAGTGTCAATGCAAGATCGATGAGCTTTTGCAAGACCACCTTTACATTGGCACCCAAGATCTATAAGACCTTCTTCCTTCTCCTGTTGACAAACTCTGAAGGATAATACAGATAATAATGAGTAAAGAGTATTCAATACTACAGATTGCTTTCAAGATTAATCTCAGAAAAACAAGTCAATGGCCAGGAAAGGGATGGTAGATTTAAGATTGCTAACAGACCGGCCAATTGAGTACTAGCTCAGTTGGCAGGCATGCATATATATTGCTACTGAAAGACTCGGAGGATGAGCATTGAGCATTGGAGAGTGCTTAGGCACGTAAGGTCCTCCTCTAGTGGAGTTACGGGTAAATTAGGAAACTCAACAAAGAAAAAGATTGTTGACTGACCACAATATATTAAGATGATCTGGAATGAagcattttatttttctcaagcctAATCTTATTCCTATTCCTGGGGATCTAACCTCACCAAAACCTTTATGCAGCTCATTCTTTTGGCAAATTATAACAAAACAGTACAATAAATAAACACCCATTAGCACATAACATGATAAGAAAGTATAAACAGGAGAATTAAGACTACCCACCAGACTAAGTGAAATGCTTAGGGCAATTAAGTGATTAACCTGAACATATAAAGATTTTAATCTATGAGGCTTCAGTGAACATAGCTAACAGATACTCAAGACTATGTGACAATCTACACTCGTACGAGGAGTCCATCCTATTCAACAATAATCAAATATTggaaacaaaaatttcaaaaggcGCATAATAAATGAGAATACAGGATGTATGAAGTAAGACTGGTGGAAGATGAAAAAATAATGATATACCTGCATTCCTCATCAGAACTACTGTTCCTCAAAAAATAGCCCTTTTGAGGAGCCACACGAGGCAATTCCTCCAAAACGCATTCCGTATCTTTTAATTGAGCTATCGGCTGCTGAGTTACATGAGACTCACCCTTTGTTACCACGATGGTTAACAATGTGGGACTGGACTCACAGGCTGAACCCCTAACCGAGCCTGGCAGTCCTCCATCCTGAGGCAACACCTGGTTGTTTCCCTGCTTCTCAAGGTCAGGTTCAGGTAAATTACCGGAGTGGTAACTAGCTCTGGTGCTAGTCTCATTTGTACCTTCATTCAGCATCTGATTATAATTTACAGAGTATACACTTATCTCCTTTTGGTTCTAAAAGATTCAATTGTCGTGAATTTCCACAACACCCTCActgttaatttcaaaaaataaaacccCATCAAAACTGCCAGTCAATTCAAAACCCTAGAGGTAACTCAGTTTTAACAAGAAAAACTGCAAAAGACCAGGCTTAAACCCTTCAAACAGAATGCAACAGATAGTTCCATAGTTTCATTACTTTGATTCTAAACtagaaaaaattcaaataaaataccATGAAACCAAAAGCAACCCATCATTGATAACCCAATAACAAGATGCACTACTTAAAATTTCAGCCTTAAAATTAGCTCAGAAAAActgaaatttcaatattaaaaaaaaaacataaacataaacaaaaGGAGTAAAAGTGTCGTTTAAATTTCTATACAGAAAAGTGAGGAGACTGCACCTAAGAATGCTTGTTTCCTTTGAATCACTGATGAGTTTGCTGACAGTCGAGAGTTGAACAAACAACAGCAACATTAGGAACAAGAAACCGTAGAAGAAAGTGGAGAGAGAAACTATAAGATACTGATTAAATAGAGATGacggttttttttcttctttttttaagaaatttacgAATTAATAACTACAATTTGGGTTAACCAACAGACGAAGAATCTTTCGTTTTTAATAACGCAACGCCACGGGGTAAGGTGGACCGGACCGACTCCCTCCCTTTCGTGTTGTTCTAAAATATTGAGATTTTCttattggttaaaatatgctgTTAGTCtctaaactttgaaaaaattaaatatttaatccctatacttaaaaagttaaaaaattaagttcatcctttttttttttgaaaatttcagtctaatcattaaaatagtaaatattttctatcaaaattgatcaatttaaaattataattactttgttttcacttCTCATATGAGGAAGCATATGATTAGCaaaaagatttttaaattgaagCAATAAGATCTAAGgatcaaatatcaaattatatacaAGTACATGGACTAAAAGCAAATTTTagccttttttatttcttttttttttctcttctaaaaAATCTATTCAACCTCGAATTAGAGATTTTGATAagtcatattaaattttgatacatttataaaatttaaatccgaaatttaaaagattaataaataattttttttatataagagATTTTAATTTTAGATCACTGACTTAGCTTTCCACGTTTGTTTGCTAACTTATATCAGTGGCTAAAAAATTTTGCGGAAAGCTGGCTTTttttagaaggaaaaaaaaacccCGAAAATGACGGTGAAAATGGTGTTACTCTAACTTATTGTTAAGGGCAATCAAATTTGGTACACAAGGGGAATGACGGGTAGCTATCAACCCCATCTCATCTGGCTTATTATATAGTATTAAATGTAGATTGCATGTTTGGCATGTCAAGGCATTAAGACAGGCAAGATATTTGTGTGGTATTCCATCTCTTTTTTAATCATCCATAATTAGCATTTGGGACAGCCAATAATTATCTGTATTAAAGAAGATTTGGAGAGTGAAGACTTGGATGACTGCTCACCTTATTAAAGAAGTAGATGTTCAACACTAACATTAAGTTAATAGTTATCATGTCGGTCCTTGTTAACGTGAGATGTATTATTCGtttcataattttattgataaaaaacagtcttattttattttattttaaaaattttaaatgttaattaaaaacacatgatatttttttaaaaaattaaaaaatatatataacataccatataattattctaaaattaataatgtaaacatttatttaatatatagttACATTATTgataccattattattttatggactaacataaataaagataaatgagGCCTTAACTTGTTGGTTAAAGCAAAGGTCTTGAGTCTCTAATAAATTCAGATTCGTGTTTTATTATACACATTTATGATATTTGAGTCTTTATCTCATTTTGTGGGTGTGTAGACCTGATCACGAATAGGGTCACTTATCCAGGCTTGAAGGCCTACTTGAAAAGTGAAAGGATTTGGACAAAATTATATCCTGAAAAATGGACTTGGACTAAAAAATAAGATTCATTTttaaatgggccgggcctcgagtAGAATTTTTTTGGCTCGGATTCAGCTCGAATCAACATAAACTTcctatttgtttttgtttttgctaTTATTTCGCTACcatattgttaatattttgtaATTGTTTGAATATGGTATAACTTTTGTTTTACtgttaattttgtaactattttAGAGAGATTTGATGGTTAAATTACAACTATCTTATTGCTTAAGTATAAAGTATTTTTGTAATgtcttttcaatttattgaaaaacatttattttactatttttagtgtattttttgtttttaattttgttttcatataaaagaataatcttaaaaaaaattaatgagtgGGCTGGGTCGAGCTCTggtttaacatttttaatctgGGCTGAACTTggagtaaaattttaaaccattttTTGAGTTGAACTCGTCTGCATGAACCCGACCCGACTCATGATCAAGTCTATGCTTGTACCATGTGTgagttattttttattctttattcgcTATACTTTATACTGTTGCTGTGCTTGTAATTGTAGTGTCTTACATTATTCGCACCTTAAAAAAATCTCTACAAGCAAGTTAGAAAAACcacctattttttatttattttaaataattatatattcataAGGGCCAATGCAGGCCCAAGGAGTTCTTTGAGGTCCTGGTGAGACGTAAGAATCAATACAAGCTTTTGATGCAGCCGTGTGGATTGTTCAATGACCGATAACCCACCCAAATATCCAATACCAAATTAATGCTTTTATCTGatccaaattcaaaaaatttaattggAAACAGCTCTGCCC from Gossypium hirsutum isolate 1008001.06 chromosome D12, Gossypium_hirsutum_v2.1, whole genome shotgun sequence includes these protein-coding regions:
- the LOC121224360 gene encoding E3 ubiquitin-protein ligase MARCHF2 isoform X2, translated to MLNEGTNETSTRASYHSGNLPEPDLEKQGNNQVLPQDGGLPGSVRGSACESSPTLLTIVVTKGESHVTQQPIAQLKDTECVLEELPRVAPQKGYFLRNSSSDEECRVCQQEKEEGLIDLGCQCKGGLAKAHRSCIDTWFRTKGSNKCEICQAVAVNVSAPESQPSTNYWVWRADPSFTPHERQRGCFSPLWVAFSILIGGLLLDVLISVTLGVSALPVNIIIGVIVVLGLGTALRLALEFCHEWSIRRAMQRVEVNATLQYHPAL
- the LOC121224360 gene encoding E3 ubiquitin-protein ligase MARCHF2 isoform X1 yields the protein MLNEGTNETSTRASYHSGNLPEPDLEKQGNNQVLPQDGGLPGSVRGSACESSPTLLTIVVTKGESHVTQQPIAQLKDTECVLEELPRVAPQKGYFLRNSSSDEECRVCQQEKEEGLIDLGCQCKGGLAKAHRSCIDTWFRTKGSNKCEICQAVAVNVSAPESQPSTNYWVWRADPSFTPHERQRGCFSPLWVAFSILIGGLLLDVLISVTLGVSALPVNIIIGVIVVLGLGTALRLALEFCHEWSIRRAMQRVEVNATLQYHPALWSGA